One Myxococcota bacterium DNA segment encodes these proteins:
- a CDS encoding ExbD/TolR family protein, giving the protein MAFQNLNSGAGRYQPMSEINVTPLVDVMLVLLIIFMVTAPMMTSGLDLQLPEAASQQIEGADNKLTLSLGADRRIMLGDKELRLDQLPESLKASKEIQLQADQSLPYGYVVKIMGILKSNGVENISLVTQPPGEGVE; this is encoded by the coding sequence ACTCGGGCGCAGGCCGCTATCAGCCAATGAGCGAAATCAACGTCACGCCCTTGGTAGATGTTATGTTGGTGCTGTTAATCATATTCATGGTCACAGCGCCGATGATGACCTCAGGGTTAGACCTGCAGCTTCCAGAAGCAGCTTCGCAGCAAATCGAAGGCGCAGACAACAAGCTCACGCTCAGTTTGGGCGCCGATCGCCGCATTATGCTGGGAGACAAGGAGCTGAGACTGGACCAACTACCAGAATCTCTAAAAGCGTCCAAAGAAATACAACTCCAGGCCGACCAAAGTCTGCCTTACGGTTATGTCGTTAAAATCATGGGTATTCTTAAGTCAAACGGCGTTGAAAACATTAGTTTAGTTACGCAGCCTCCCGGAGAGGGCGTTGAATAG
- a CDS encoding translocation protein TolB yields MKFVFFLLSGLLMAQSSLRVEKARFRPFEIAISGQAELASVVLNDLELSGVFRSAMPAIAEGTVKIQSSAKETTALVNNKQLFKYKQPASRQLGHQIAGDVYKFFTGEKSFFGSQIAASKMTPQGKQIVLMDFDGNGERQVTKASSINILPTITPTGKEIYFTSFINRNSDLFSIKTDGSGLKTISNHKGLNTGTAFAPNGAKMLITLSLEGKSDIYQTDLHGQNKIRITSGYGLNTSPSYSPDGSKVAFVSNRSGNPQVYIMNANGTGAERITMQGKYNQAPKWSSTGDYIVFTARDEFNVFDIFLVEVKTKKITRVTQDQGSNEEADFAPNGRMLVFSSTRSGTRDLFVSNLDGSVQKQITHGGRYWTPSWGPAL; encoded by the coding sequence ATGAAATTTGTATTTTTTCTATTATCGGGCCTTTTGATGGCTCAAAGCTCGCTGCGGGTTGAAAAAGCACGCTTTCGCCCGTTTGAGATTGCTATTTCTGGTCAAGCTGAATTGGCCAGTGTGGTCTTAAACGATTTGGAACTCTCCGGCGTATTTCGCAGCGCCATGCCAGCGATTGCCGAGGGCACGGTGAAGATTCAATCCAGTGCTAAAGAAACGACTGCTTTGGTAAATAACAAGCAGCTTTTCAAATATAAACAGCCAGCCTCTAGACAGCTCGGTCATCAAATTGCTGGTGATGTTTACAAATTTTTTACTGGCGAAAAATCTTTTTTTGGCTCGCAAATAGCCGCATCAAAAATGACGCCTCAAGGCAAACAAATCGTTTTGATGGATTTTGATGGTAATGGCGAAAGACAGGTTACCAAGGCCTCCAGCATTAATATTCTGCCCACCATCACGCCCACCGGCAAAGAAATCTACTTCACCAGCTTTATCAATAGAAATTCCGACCTGTTCTCCATCAAAACCGATGGCAGTGGTCTGAAAACGATTTCAAATCATAAAGGCCTGAACACCGGGACAGCATTTGCACCAAATGGCGCAAAAATGCTGATTACACTCTCTTTAGAAGGCAAAAGCGATATATACCAAACCGACTTACATGGACAAAACAAAATCCGCATCACTTCAGGTTATGGTTTAAACACCTCGCCTTCTTATAGTCCTGATGGCTCAAAAGTTGCCTTCGTCTCAAATCGTTCAGGTAATCCACAAGTTTATATCATGAACGCCAACGGCACTGGTGCTGAAAGAATCACCATGCAAGGTAAATATAACCAGGCTCCAAAATGGAGTTCCACCGGTGATTACATCGTATTCACAGCCAGAGATGAGTTCAATGTCTTTGATATTTTCCTGGTGGAAGTTAAAACGAAAAAAATTACCCGCGTCACTCAGGATCAAGGCAGCAACGAAGAAGCCGATTTCGCGCCGAATGGCCGCATGCTGGTTTTTTCGTCAACCCGCAGCGGCACCCGCGATTTGTTCGTTTCCAATCTAGATGGTAGCGTGCAGAAACAAATCACGCACGGCGGACGTTATTGGACACCAAGCTGGGGGCCCGCCCTTTAA
- the ubiE gene encoding bifunctional demethylmenaquinone methyltransferase/2-methoxy-6-polyprenyl-1,4-benzoquinol methylase UbiE yields MVQTISTKPIHSLFNQIAHRYDLLNRMLSFGLDQVWRRKVITFVPQEPNLKVLDCATGTADLALMMAQQARNITQVVGVDIATDMLKIGREKVERAGFTGCVELQAGDAHHLAFADASFDLVTVAFGLRNMPGREQALSEMKRVLKPGGRLIVLEFSMPRNWLIRKGYLVYFRHILPRIGGLISGDYKAYQYLNQSVENFDASVLSNFSAHPLSMGIATLYVSDSVA; encoded by the coding sequence ATGGTGCAAACGATATCAACCAAACCGATTCATTCGCTTTTTAACCAAATTGCTCATCGATACGACTTACTCAACCGAATGTTGTCGTTTGGGCTCGATCAAGTTTGGCGCAGGAAGGTCATTACTTTTGTTCCGCAGGAGCCGAATCTAAAGGTCTTGGACTGCGCCACGGGTACGGCGGATTTGGCCCTAATGATGGCTCAACAAGCGCGCAATATTACCCAAGTGGTCGGGGTCGACATTGCCACTGACATGCTAAAGATTGGTCGAGAAAAAGTAGAGCGTGCTGGATTTACCGGATGCGTAGAACTTCAAGCCGGAGATGCGCATCATTTAGCCTTTGCTGACGCTAGCTTTGACTTGGTCACGGTCGCTTTCGGCCTGCGCAATATGCCCGGTCGCGAGCAAGCTTTGTCCGAGATGAAGCGTGTCTTAAAACCAGGTGGAAGACTTATTGTTCTTGAGTTTTCGATGCCTCGCAATTGGCTGATTCGCAAAGGCTACTTGGTTTATTTCAGGCACATCTTGCCGCGTATCGGCGGTCTGATTTCTGGAGACTACAAAGCGTACCAATATCTCAACCAATCGGTTGAAAACTTTGATGCCTCTGTTTTGAGTAATTTCTCCGCGCACCCTTTATCGATGGGAATTGCAACACTCTATGTCTCTGATTCAGTGGCTTGA
- a CDS encoding TonB C-terminal domain-containing protein codes for MYLFFSVYEPPFKPPKTIIQVSLAKLGQKREEKLLPRIDAAPPPPAPKHTPAPPKPTTKKIAKAKPNTNPLDILKKRFGKPDFSGNPAGHARGSSINSELADSYELQVVELLRENYEIPRIISDREAKKLKLLVRLWIDAKGKLVKIKVQDPSRNGRFDEAVMQGSRRISSFGAPPLTMARKYKTDGLLIEFCPMECS; via the coding sequence TTGTATCTTTTTTTCAGCGTCTATGAGCCTCCATTCAAGCCGCCTAAAACCATCATTCAAGTCAGTCTGGCTAAGTTGGGTCAAAAACGGGAAGAAAAATTACTGCCTCGCATCGATGCCGCCCCTCCTCCACCCGCGCCGAAGCACACACCTGCCCCGCCCAAGCCGACCACCAAGAAGATTGCCAAGGCGAAGCCAAATACGAACCCTTTAGACATTTTAAAAAAGCGCTTTGGCAAGCCTGACTTTTCTGGCAATCCAGCGGGTCATGCGAGAGGCAGTTCTATCAACAGCGAGCTAGCTGATTCTTATGAACTACAGGTCGTTGAGCTTCTGCGCGAAAATTACGAGATTCCGAGAATTATCAGTGACAGAGAAGCAAAAAAACTAAAACTGCTCGTTAGGCTTTGGATAGATGCCAAAGGCAAGTTGGTTAAAATCAAGGTTCAAGACCCTTCCAGAAACGGGCGCTTCGACGAAGCGGTCATGCAAGGCAGCAGGCGTATCTCGTCTTTCGGCGCACCGCCGTTAACAATGGCTCGCAAATATAAGACGGACGGTTTATTAATCGAGTTCTGTCCGATGGAGTGTTCATGA